Proteins encoded in a region of the Halorhabdus tiamatea SARL4B genome:
- a CDS encoding DNA gyrase C-terminal beta-propeller domain-containing protein — protein MTPLLTMVNQENDIDDVLNELIPETEPGSDSSTETTAFTGTDLETAKQSDAAPEPADNTEGFTIEYMRFEAPTYHLTYEGVEKTFCGRDLSDIEYKSTTNEPELLDPCDLCLQIKNQLSEEEQIEKIREELSAQIPAVSEPTEHPLQFERDEVAGLMKAIPTTLETETGDLADLRAQLKLAIEGVGEAEGDPGQFTNAEMRAFEAALDGDGLISSQNNVYIYTRSGLCKRTELSEFSRQRRGGKGVICCEVDAEDAVEKVQLTDPRKQLLVLTNHGLIHQVKANQIAPKERTEPGEQIHEFLDFDPDERIQAILPIETISEGLFLTLATSDGHVKRTATTEFSNIHRGGIQAVELEGDDRICDVTLTNGSMDILLGTNQGRVIRFDETEAREMGRPARGVHGIELAADDHVVGLTTVEPGHDEEILTVTANGYGKRTAVDEYRTQSRYGSGLLDIVTDDRNGPVVDITRVQPTHDIVLASGDGQLIRIGADDISRLGRNTQGVQVMDLDDGDRVSGVATCGGTE, from the coding sequence ATGACTCCCCTCCTGACCATGGTCAATCAAGAGAACGATATTGACGACGTTTTGAATGAGTTGATCCCTGAGACAGAACCCGGATCAGACTCCTCTACTGAGACGACAGCGTTTACTGGTACGGATTTGGAAACAGCCAAGCAGTCAGATGCAGCTCCTGAACCAGCGGACAACACAGAGGGGTTCACCATCGAGTATATGCGATTTGAAGCCCCAACGTACCATCTCACCTATGAGGGTGTTGAGAAAACATTCTGCGGCCGCGACCTGAGCGACATTGAGTACAAGAGTACGACAAACGAACCAGAATTACTCGATCCGTGCGATCTCTGCCTGCAAATCAAAAACCAACTCTCTGAAGAAGAGCAGATCGAAAAGATCCGTGAAGAACTGAGTGCCCAGATTCCTGCGGTGTCTGAACCGACAGAGCACCCCCTGCAATTTGAGCGAGACGAGGTAGCGGGACTGATGAAGGCCATACCTACGACGCTCGAGACGGAGACGGGCGACCTAGCTGATCTGCGCGCTCAACTGAAACTAGCTATTGAGGGGGTTGGTGAGGCCGAAGGCGATCCAGGACAGTTCACTAATGCCGAAATGAGGGCCTTCGAGGCGGCGCTCGACGGGGATGGTCTGATCTCCTCGCAAAATAACGTATACATCTATACACGGTCGGGACTATGCAAGCGAACTGAGCTGAGCGAATTCTCTCGACAACGACGGGGTGGAAAAGGAGTGATCTGTTGTGAAGTGGATGCTGAGGACGCAGTCGAGAAGGTGCAGTTGACTGATCCACGCAAGCAACTATTGGTTCTGACAAACCACGGCCTCATTCACCAAGTGAAAGCAAACCAGATCGCCCCAAAAGAGCGAACTGAGCCCGGTGAGCAGATCCACGAATTCCTGGATTTCGATCCCGATGAAAGGATCCAAGCAATCCTCCCGATCGAGACAATCTCAGAGGGGCTGTTTCTCACACTAGCGACGTCTGACGGTCACGTCAAACGGACGGCGACAACGGAATTCAGCAATATCCACCGCGGTGGAATTCAGGCTGTTGAATTGGAGGGCGATGATCGGATCTGTGATGTAACTCTGACGAATGGATCGATGGATATCCTCCTTGGCACAAACCAGGGACGAGTCATCAGATTCGATGAAACGGAAGCGCGAGAAATGGGGCGACCGGCACGTGGCGTTCATGGCATCGAGTTAGCGGCTGATGACCATGTCGTAGGACTGACCACGGTAGAGCCAGGACACGATGAAGAGATTCTGACAGTAACGGCAAATGGCTACGGCAAGCGAACAGCCGTCGATGAGTACAGGACCCAGAGTCGGTATGGCTCCGGCTTGCTCGACATAGTGACTGATGATCGGAATGGTCCTGTCGTCGATATCACCCGCGTGCAGCCTACTCACGATATCGTGCTTGCTAGTGGGGACGGACAGCTCATACGCATCGGCGCGGACGATATCTCACGTCTCGGTCGGAATACGCAAGGTGTTCAGGTGATGGATCTTGATGATGGCGATCGTGTGTCAGGAGTTGCGACCTGCGGGGGTACGGAGTAG
- a CDS encoding ISH3 family transposase — translation MQEPEADNEIEEEHLLNFVVNSLDEELAIDLGENVEVTTEKLYEVLAGASAGGTSINHVCETTDDSPHANTVRGHLTDQFDLDTVEVVGDALLQRDALETLPDRPVEVCADLHLDPYYGDEDETEALYSSQAKRGTTTFHAYATLYARVRNKRYTLAVRQLVAGETTSDVLAEFLELLDGLDLGVKAVYLDRGFYNSTCLGLLYAHNYAYVMPIVKWGETIQNELSRGWSREIEHDLAGEVTFPVFIDCVYQQGRYDEHGVARHGYAADAPFIDTPRDAREHYSKRFGIESSYRLAKQSLAFTSSQDAGLRLVMFVVSLLLQNSWRYLHWKYVAAPRRGGRRLWNWSFTEFCEMVLRAAWTALGVRRAVPANQSLDDRFFR, via the coding sequence GTGCAAGAACCCGAAGCAGACAACGAGATAGAGGAAGAGCACCTGCTTAATTTTGTCGTCAACAGCCTTGACGAGGAGCTTGCGATAGATCTCGGCGAAAACGTCGAAGTCACCACGGAGAAGCTGTATGAGGTCCTCGCCGGCGCCAGCGCCGGCGGGACCTCGATCAACCACGTCTGCGAAACGACAGACGACTCACCGCACGCCAACACTGTCCGGGGACATCTCACCGATCAGTTCGACCTTGACACTGTTGAGGTAGTTGGAGACGCGCTCTTGCAGCGAGATGCACTTGAGACACTCCCAGATCGACCGGTGGAGGTCTGCGCAGACCTCCACCTCGATCCCTACTACGGTGATGAGGACGAAACCGAGGCTCTGTACTCGTCGCAGGCCAAACGCGGAACAACGACGTTTCACGCGTATGCGACGCTCTACGCGCGGGTACGTAACAAGCGGTACACACTAGCGGTTCGCCAGCTCGTCGCTGGCGAAACCACCAGCGATGTCCTCGCTGAGTTTCTCGAACTCCTCGACGGCCTTGACCTCGGTGTCAAGGCCGTCTACCTCGATCGCGGATTCTACAACAGTACCTGCCTCGGACTGCTGTACGCGCACAACTACGCCTACGTCATGCCGATTGTCAAATGGGGTGAGACGATTCAAAACGAACTCAGCAGGGGCTGGAGCCGCGAGATCGAACACGATCTCGCTGGCGAGGTGACCTTTCCCGTGTTCATCGACTGCGTCTACCAGCAGGGACGATACGACGAACACGGGGTGGCGCGTCACGGCTACGCCGCTGACGCGCCGTTTATCGACACGCCGCGGGATGCCCGAGAGCATTACAGCAAGCGCTTCGGCATCGAGTCGAGTTACCGCTTAGCCAAGCAGAGCCTCGCATTCACCAGCTCTCAGGACGCTGGTCTACGGCTGGTGATGTTTGTCGTAAGCCTGCTGCTCCAGAACAGCTGGCGGTATCTCCACTGGAAGTACGTGGCGGCGCCCCGCCGCGGGGGGCGCCGCCTCTGGAACTGGTCGTTCACAGAGTTCTGTGAGATGGTGCTGCGGGCCGCCTGGACAGCGCTCGGTGTGCGCAGGGCTGTTCCAGCGAACCAGTCACTCGACGACCGGTTCTTCCGGTAG
- a CDS encoding UvrD-helicase domain-containing protein: MTEPTPNARQRELIEATEGIHVVDAGAGTGKTFAITRRYANLLREGYEPEDVLLVTFTNNAATEMKERVVARCDYSMSALRDAPISTFHSFCHNLLLEYGADAPSYLDIDDQITGSTQLLENEVIEADRFRTFLSQFVDAHPEHEAVFRVLNDPTALLELIRELAAKGVFPTVNGWYRDGEVSLDGDFETFEKLFAEANGPNEGANGATQSDLRDSLSGFERNRCFLPDAPSEDELRDSYPSIDDRWAEEAFMEDREALKEFVHDVYVEYIQFALRRNYLNFSFLQLFAFVLLCEDHALRESVAFKQVMVDEFQDTSEIQFKLALLLAETDNFCVVGDWKQSIYGFQYAAVENIRSFERRLREYKRELNGEHKRVDFPVEEVNTIPLRRNYRSTQSILDLSRHALTVSATGSESVDRTVKDIDGLEADTDREHSTIAAFTSESEHEAILDRIETIVDNDAYAVEDDSGDLRTPSYDDIAVLTRTRRFGRELQTKADECAVPVAYEGGVKLFETDQAILLLAWLRILDDEDSRRGWAVVLEQAGYTLAEVEQILETGAYPDAMVAFRERLTARESVGAIARQVFDRYGYDDAYASSLVALLQDVSDGTTRNFGGMIRFIERSLDAEATHEIDDNPGGDSITVQTIHAAKGLEHPIVIVANVNRYSFPPSGGGDDRIRYEDPIGLRQTKLSSTAHGRPHLYDNWRYRVLSACLGRDYDEERRLLYVAMTRAQDHLLFSAGAEPSPLFENLPLEPESVDPEIEAAGIDRTEQTRLQVSIPEPDVPAGQSPHALMDDRVFEDRDEGRGIEFGNRIHDFAERYAAGEGVEPAGEDEHRVRDFIDELEGELHVEEDAYLPVSVGEQEVTISGVIDLLCVTDEQVEIVDYKTDLTRDAEDEYRKQLSVYYHVVQRLYPDRPVSPSIFYTASGERVTVEPHSMTEISGLIERNRDDTIGEREEPQIR, from the coding sequence ATGACTGAGCCCACGCCGAACGCCCGGCAGCGTGAGCTGATCGAGGCGACCGAGGGAATTCACGTCGTCGACGCCGGCGCCGGGACTGGCAAGACCTTCGCCATCACGCGCCGGTATGCGAATCTGCTCCGAGAGGGGTACGAGCCAGAGGACGTACTGTTGGTCACGTTCACGAACAACGCCGCCACCGAGATGAAAGAGCGCGTCGTCGCGCGGTGTGACTACTCCATGTCTGCGCTCCGGGACGCGCCGATCAGCACGTTCCACAGCTTCTGTCACAACCTGCTCCTCGAATACGGGGCCGACGCGCCGTCGTATCTCGATATCGACGACCAGATCACCGGCTCGACGCAGCTACTCGAAAACGAGGTCATCGAGGCCGATCGCTTCCGGACCTTCCTCTCGCAGTTCGTCGACGCGCATCCCGAACACGAGGCCGTGTTCCGCGTGCTCAACGACCCGACTGCACTCCTTGAGTTGATCAGAGAGCTTGCCGCGAAGGGCGTCTTCCCGACCGTGAATGGGTGGTATCGTGACGGCGAGGTCTCTCTGGACGGGGATTTCGAGACCTTCGAGAAGTTGTTCGCCGAGGCGAACGGGCCGAATGAGGGAGCGAACGGGGCCACGCAGTCGGACCTTCGGGACTCCCTAAGCGGCTTCGAGCGTAATCGCTGCTTCCTCCCGGACGCCCCCAGCGAGGACGAGTTGCGAGACAGCTATCCCTCGATCGACGACCGATGGGCGGAGGAAGCGTTCATGGAGGACCGCGAGGCCCTGAAGGAATTCGTCCACGACGTTTACGTCGAGTACATCCAGTTCGCGCTCCGGCGAAACTATTTGAACTTCAGCTTCCTCCAGCTGTTCGCGTTCGTCCTCCTCTGTGAGGATCACGCGCTCCGCGAGTCGGTCGCCTTCAAGCAGGTGATGGTCGACGAGTTTCAGGATACCAGCGAGATCCAGTTCAAGCTGGCACTCTTACTCGCCGAAACCGACAACTTCTGTGTCGTCGGCGACTGGAAGCAGTCGATCTACGGTTTCCAGTACGCCGCCGTCGAGAATATTCGCTCGTTCGAACGCCGGCTGCGGGAGTACAAACGCGAACTCAACGGCGAGCATAAGCGGGTGGACTTCCCCGTCGAGGAGGTGAACACGATTCCGCTCCGGCGGAACTACCGCTCGACGCAGTCGATCCTAGACCTCTCACGGCACGCGCTGACGGTGTCCGCGACGGGCAGTGAGTCGGTTGATCGAACTGTTAAAGACATCGACGGACTCGAGGCCGACACCGATCGCGAGCACTCGACGATCGCGGCGTTCACGAGTGAGAGCGAACACGAGGCAATCCTCGACCGGATTGAGACGATCGTCGACAACGACGCCTACGCAGTGGAAGACGATAGCGGCGATCTTCGCACGCCGAGCTACGACGATATCGCCGTCCTCACCCGGACGCGACGCTTCGGGCGAGAGTTGCAGACCAAGGCTGACGAGTGTGCGGTGCCAGTCGCCTACGAGGGTGGGGTAAAACTCTTCGAGACCGATCAGGCGATTCTGCTTCTCGCGTGGCTCCGGATTCTCGACGACGAGGACTCGCGACGTGGCTGGGCGGTCGTCCTTGAACAGGCAGGCTACACGCTCGCGGAAGTGGAGCAGATTCTCGAGACAGGTGCCTATCCCGACGCAATGGTCGCGTTCCGTGAGCGACTCACAGCGAGGGAATCGGTCGGTGCGATCGCCCGGCAGGTCTTCGACCGCTACGGCTACGACGACGCGTATGCGAGTTCGCTCGTGGCGCTCCTGCAGGACGTTTCGGACGGAACAACGCGCAATTTCGGCGGGATGATCCGATTCATCGAACGAAGTCTGGACGCCGAGGCGACCCACGAGATCGACGACAACCCTGGTGGGGACTCGATCACTGTTCAGACAATCCACGCGGCCAAGGGCCTCGAACACCCGATCGTGATCGTCGCGAATGTCAACCGATACAGCTTCCCGCCGTCGGGTGGCGGCGACGACCGTATCCGCTACGAGGATCCGATCGGCCTCCGCCAGACGAAACTGTCTTCGACAGCCCACGGCCGGCCCCATCTCTACGACAACTGGCGGTATCGCGTCCTCTCGGCGTGTCTAGGCCGTGACTATGACGAAGAGCGGCGGCTGCTCTACGTCGCGATGACGCGAGCGCAGGATCACCTGCTCTTTTCGGCGGGCGCGGAGCCGAGTCCGCTGTTCGAGAACCTGCCGCTGGAACCGGAATCTGTCGATCCGGAAATCGAGGCGGCCGGGATCGATCGCACCGAACAGACGCGATTGCAAGTGTCGATTCCCGAGCCCGACGTGCCAGCGGGCCAGTCGCCCCATGCACTGATGGACGACCGGGTGTTTGAGGACCGCGATGAGGGCCGTGGGATCGAGTTCGGCAATCGCATTCACGACTTCGCCGAGCGGTATGCCGCCGGTGAAGGGGTCGAGCCTGCAGGAGAGGACGAACATCGGGTGCGAGACTTCATCGATGAGCTGGAGGGAGAGCTGCACGTCGAAGAGGACGCGTATCTTCCGGTGTCGGTAGGGGAACAAGAGGTGACGATCTCCGGCGTGATCGACCTCCTCTGTGTCACTGATGAACAGGTCGAAATCGTGGATTACAAGACTGATCTCACACGGGATGCCGAAGACGAATATCGGAAGCAACTCAGCGTCTACTACCACGTCGTCCAGCGACTCTACCCGGATCGACCGGTGTCGCCGAGTATCTTCTATACTGCGAGCGGAGAACGCGTGACGGTAGAACCACATTCGATGACGGAGATTTCGGGCCTGATCGAGAGGAATCGAGACGACACAATTGGTGAAAGAGAAGAGCCGCAAATTCGGTAG
- a CDS encoding IS701 family transposase has protein sequence MMPITDFLSCTRVFDEFESLSPAQRQHAKTYATGLVAASNKTVAGIAREVLPAGDKRALNKFLTEYNWDEQQFNHERLEELQKHGETRWSKNGYIILDDTITEKAGDEVPGVGHFYDHAEGDTVWGQDIIYAFYADDKTAYPLTFRLYEKQDENDQNHDTKYDLAREIVTELEDEVGVPADTYLFDSWFAHDSTLVEHIESYGNDWIGPLRSNRQVTSVDHIGGRVILSDGGESDRTGREASSKRARERNLRDEPSLSAADCRRRDSVATHDRSPDRWTATGRTGRRVTGSLEQPCAHRALSRRPAAPSHRTL, from the coding sequence ATGATGCCGATTACGGACTTCTTGTCGTGCACGCGTGTATTCGACGAGTTCGAGTCGCTGTCACCCGCACAACGTCAGCACGCGAAAACCTACGCCACAGGTCTTGTTGCAGCCAGCAACAAGACCGTGGCAGGCATCGCACGCGAAGTCCTTCCAGCTGGAGACAAACGCGCTCTCAACAAGTTCCTCACCGAGTACAACTGGGACGAACAGCAATTCAACCACGAACGCCTCGAAGAACTCCAAAAACACGGTGAAACACGCTGGTCAAAAAATGGCTACATCATCCTCGACGACACGATCACCGAGAAAGCCGGGGACGAAGTCCCCGGCGTCGGCCACTTCTACGATCACGCTGAAGGTGACACTGTCTGGGGCCAAGACATCATCTACGCCTTCTACGCTGACGACAAAACCGCCTACCCACTCACCTTCCGCCTCTACGAAAAACAGGACGAAAACGACCAAAATCACGACACTAAGTACGATCTCGCCCGTGAGATCGTCACCGAACTCGAAGACGAGGTAGGTGTCCCGGCGGACACCTACCTCTTCGACTCGTGGTTCGCTCACGATTCTACCCTCGTCGAACACATCGAATCCTACGGCAACGACTGGATCGGCCCGCTCCGGAGCAACCGACAGGTAACCTCAGTCGATCACATCGGCGGCCGCGTAATCTTGTCTGATGGCGGTGAATCAGATCGAACTGGTCGTGAAGCGTCTTCGAAGCGCGCTCGTGAGCGTAATCTTCGGGATGAACCGTCGCTGTCGGCGGCGGACTGCCGCCGACGCGACAGTGTCGCCACTCACGACCGCTCTCCGGACCGGTGGACAGCTACCGGAAGAACCGGTCGTCGAGTGACTGGTTCGCTGGAACAGCCCTGCGCACACCGAGCGCTGTCCAGGCGGCCCGCAGCACCATCTCACAGAACTCTGTGA
- a CDS encoding homing endonuclease associated repeat-containing protein, whose amino-acid sequence MEDHTRGVREHGRTDSQGSRTVSKTVHHLSAAESALQTAQDAIENQSTTAANEALEKARLNLKMATDDPADLPSELSERYTAVNQQITSIADTFETARENESESATNTESPTRAELLYELYRLTNEIERVPLTPEMRERGSYGPHQYYDEFGGWNEALLAAGIDKEAALIRDIQRVAEEAKDQPTTTDMEHHGRYSSGVHTTYFESWDDALRAAGITDTSEPDSTPSQDQSTDDKSDADETTGGSVETTKKNYIDELTRLQEESQLYVRAQDMNTDGAYSASEIIDTFGSWDEALSAADIDKGAILSTELQRVASKLGHPPTQSEMHSHGRCSPSPYVSYFGSWSAAKEQCLSDIELETDSDEDQLSRVAMIEELQALNDKVEGVFKAATFRQEGSFSVQEIRAEFGSWENALEAAGIDRKEQLIDEIQRVADKVGERPSRAAFDARAQISSSTVAKYFESFATALDDVLDTTPASRLESNDATPQQSSTPQPTVSTTIADVSTEGRLEEPILVKVIASDESPGPRKQAELQVQDVADTKVALQIWEVHDVEVDWDPGHWYELEEARLKLWTTDSGEAMKRLSSTKDLAVRQLGEQIELGDEEPDGQSRPNDASHDQGDQSSQSADDTSATTTESDQASDSQRVSGDTAETSDELQDEIDELLSEFDV is encoded by the coding sequence ATGGAAGACCACACGCGGGGAGTCAGAGAGCACGGTCGTACTGACTCGCAGGGCAGTCGAACGGTTTCAAAAACTGTCCACCACTTGAGTGCGGCTGAATCAGCACTTCAGACAGCCCAGGATGCAATCGAGAATCAATCGACGACTGCTGCAAACGAAGCCTTAGAAAAAGCCCGACTTAATTTGAAGATGGCTACTGACGATCCTGCGGACCTTCCGTCAGAACTATCTGAGCGGTATACCGCTGTCAACCAGCAGATTACAAGTATTGCAGACACATTCGAGACTGCCAGAGAAAATGAGTCTGAAAGTGCGACAAATACAGAGTCGCCCACTCGCGCCGAACTCCTGTATGAGTTATATCGATTGACAAATGAAATAGAGCGTGTTCCACTAACACCGGAAATGCGCGAGCGTGGCTCATATGGGCCTCACCAGTATTATGATGAGTTTGGTGGGTGGAATGAGGCACTGCTTGCGGCTGGGATCGATAAAGAAGCAGCGCTGATCCGTGATATTCAACGTGTCGCTGAAGAGGCCAAAGACCAACCGACGACGACGGATATGGAACACCATGGGCGGTATTCTTCAGGGGTTCACACAACGTATTTTGAATCCTGGGATGATGCACTAAGAGCGGCAGGGATCACAGACACGTCGGAGCCCGATTCAACTCCCTCACAAGATCAGTCCACAGACGACAAGTCAGACGCGGACGAGACAACTGGCGGGTCAGTAGAAACCACCAAGAAGAATTACATTGACGAGCTCACCCGGTTGCAAGAAGAGAGTCAGTTGTACGTCCGCGCTCAGGACATGAATACTGATGGTGCCTACTCGGCAAGCGAAATCATCGATACCTTCGGTTCGTGGGATGAGGCGTTGTCAGCGGCGGATATCGATAAGGGAGCGATTCTATCGACTGAACTCCAACGCGTCGCCTCAAAACTGGGCCACCCACCCACACAATCAGAGATGCACTCGCACGGACGGTGTAGTCCGTCGCCGTACGTAAGCTACTTCGGCAGTTGGTCGGCAGCGAAAGAACAGTGTCTAAGCGACATCGAGTTGGAAACCGACTCGGATGAAGATCAGTTGTCACGGGTGGCGATGATCGAAGAACTGCAAGCGCTGAACGACAAGGTAGAGGGTGTGTTCAAGGCCGCCACATTCCGCCAAGAGGGATCTTTTTCTGTGCAAGAGATTAGAGCCGAGTTCGGTTCCTGGGAGAACGCACTTGAGGCGGCCGGGATTGACCGGAAAGAACAGCTTATCGATGAAATCCAGCGCGTTGCCGACAAGGTTGGCGAGCGACCGTCACGGGCCGCATTTGATGCGCGGGCCCAGATTAGCAGCTCAACTGTTGCGAAGTATTTTGAGTCGTTTGCGACGGCACTAGACGATGTACTTGACACAACACCAGCTTCGAGGTTGGAGTCAAACGATGCCACCCCTCAACAGAGCTCGACACCCCAGCCAACCGTGTCGACCACGATAGCCGACGTATCGACAGAGGGGCGTCTGGAGGAACCAATCCTTGTCAAAGTTATCGCAAGTGACGAGTCCCCTGGACCGCGGAAACAAGCGGAATTACAAGTCCAAGACGTGGCTGATACAAAGGTAGCCCTCCAGATCTGGGAAGTTCACGACGTGGAAGTCGATTGGGATCCGGGCCACTGGTACGAACTCGAGGAGGCCCGCCTAAAACTGTGGACCACTGATTCAGGAGAGGCAATGAAACGGCTCAGCAGTACGAAAGATCTAGCTGTCCGACAGCTGGGTGAACAGATCGAACTGGGTGACGAGGAACCCGACGGTCAGAGCCGGCCCAATGATGCTAGCCATGACCAGGGTGATCAGTCCTCCCAATCCGCAGACGACACGTCAGCGACAACAACAGAGTCGGATCAAGCGTCCGATAGCCAGCGCGTCTCCGGGGACACTGCAGAGACGTCCGATGAGCTACAGGACGAGATTGACGAGCTGCTTTCGGAATTCGACGTCTAA